The Halictus rubicundus isolate RS-2024b chromosome 6, iyHalRubi1_principal, whole genome shotgun sequence genome contains the following window.
ACAGTGTGTGAACACATAAATTCGACATACTTAAAATCCATATTTTCAGATGTTACAGAGTTCAGTAATTTGATggcttttttataatttccCCTTAAGTATTCGAGATTTGCTTTCAAGAATAGCGTTGATACATTCTAAAAACGAAATGGATTTTTTAGAAGTATGgaaaaatgtatacatataatagATTAAAAAAATAGTGTTCTATTATCTTACTACAGGTGTACCCAGGGAAACTATAGCCTTCCATTCTCTTTTACATAATTTCAGCTGATGCATCATAAGATATATTCTAGCTTTACATTTTAATAACTTTAACTTGAATGCGTCTGTAGCTGTATcagtttcttttttctgttcCTTCTGATCCGTCACAGATTTCATAATGCCCTCCTTGTCCACAGACGCGAGTTTAGAATTGTCTGTGGATATCAGTTGACTTTCTATGTAAGTTATCAAAGAAAGTGCAGCGTCTAGCTGATCAGTTACTATATGTAATTCTATTAGTAGCAGACAAACTTTATGAGCCAGTGATTCTTCTGGAAGAAAAATGTAATGCATGTACATATTAAATTCAATGCAACGATCTTTTCCCAAAAAAGTAATTTCACTTAATTCtaagtataattattttatatgtaCCCATGGGTTCTATAAAAGTAAATAATCTATTCATAATTTGTAGTGCAGCGCTGTATTGCTTTGTATGATATAGCAAAACAGCTTGATTGTATCTCATAACACACTTTTGAATATCGTCTATGGTAGTTTCAGTCGAATCAGTCATTGATATTTGTCCACATATCGCATTCAAACTTTTTCTCAACAACTCGGTCTTCTTCAAGTCACTTTTATAACATTCTACCACGACTTTGTTGTGCATCACTTTTAAATCTTTAGGTCTGAGtgtttctaatttatttaagtATGACAAACAACTGCTGTACGCGCCTTTCTGAAATTCGGTGAGCGCATTCTGTGCTAACTCGAAATTCTGCGCTAGCTCCATTAGGCTACCCGGTAAGTTGTCCTTATTTTGTGCTTCGTTCGTGTCACTCATTTTCATTgattagaaaataatattaatcaTAATAATTGTCATAAAATCTTATAAATTCCTTGTAATGTTTGtttgaatattttcattaatttgtACAATTGACATTTGTATAGGTTAAACTTGCAACGATTTGCTGTACAATTAAAATCGTTTATAACCAAATACATAACATTGTATAGGTAGTACCATTTAAAATAGTTCAATACGCATTTCTAATAAATCAAGCGATTTGACAAAGGTTagatcaaattttcaaatttgtcTTTGACTCTTTCGTACTAGTACAGCAGTACAGCCTGGTACAGCCAAGTCAGTGAAGTCAGCCAAGTACAGCTGACTatagcagagaggatatgagagagctcacgcccggggtttcggtgTTCCCGGTACAGTGCTGCcacctagtctaatttttagcctggatcacaCCCTACATCCgaaacgaggtataggagtagaccaatcacaccgacgagatatttagaaattcCTCTCtgtctatacctcgtctgtgactgaactggcctattcctacatcttgtctgtgatattagttccacattattagttccgaccgatacggtaggatgtgacacagaaatggtaaTTTGTAAATGGTATATTGGGTGAGAACTCTCATCTCTCTGATATCTATATTCTATGGAACTCTCGCACGCATGCGCAACTGGAAGTACCTCTCAAATAACGCTGAACTTTCACCTCTAGTCGAGTACGTTGTATCACAGCACTCTTGCTTCCTCTGTAATGTAAGGTTAGAAAAGATATGATAAAAGCTACATCTAATGAAAATCACAATGGATTTTAGTAGGTTTTTATTAAAGGACAAATACCTTTTAAGTATATGTGCAATAAGCACATTTCTTCTATCTATCGTATCAGGTGAAAGCGAACCTCGGTACGATGACAAATatcaaatattattaacatcAACTGTAAGTATTATATCTTATACTCTTATATTACATTTTCTTTGTTCTATAGTAATGCCGTTTGTAACAAATTTTAGAAACCCGATGATGCGATGGTATCGCAAGCCAAGGATAACCTTGGCTTTTTACATGCATTTTTAGCTTCTTTGTCAGTGATTATCGTTTCTGAACTAGGGGACAAAACTTTTTTCATTGCCGCAATTATGGCAATGAAACATCCACGAATGATTGTCTTTGTAGGTGCAATTTGTGCTTTAGCTCTTATGACTGTTCTTTCaggtatttttatttcaaaattgtttactatatggaaaaattatttcgagaaatattttgTAGCATAGAAAAATGAATTATATGAAGACATATATTTGGAGTACTTCTGACTTGTATTTgaaatttacagaaaattttaaatgttaGTTGCACGAACATAATAACAAATAATGTACCCAATGatgtatttataatatttatattattattaggcATCTTTTTCTTTGACATATAAATGATCGTtttgattttgaaattaaaatttaaaatagaaattattaaagaagtaTAAATACAATATGAATGGTAACTCCTAGAACGTACAATGCTATCAAAAATAATAACATTAAGCAGAACAAAAATATCTGTTTTCattaagaaaagagaaaagttCATTCATTTGAAACTAATGTATCATATCTTtctcgattaaaaattacttgtAGTTTGTGGTTTATGTGCTGTAATATTATGCATAAAATGATCAATGCTGATCTCAGTAATTTTTTCAATGAAAGAAATCATGAAAGTGATTGTAAGAGTAACATTTGTATTTATTTTCCAGTAATTTTTGGATATGCTGTAACTATAATTCCTCGAGCTtatacgtattatatttctACAGCACTTTTTGCTATATTTGGTTTAAAAATGCTACGAGATGGTTATTATATGTCAGCAGTAGAGGGAAAGGAAGAATTAGAAGAAGTACAATCTGATTTGCAAAAGCGAGAGGACGAGGTATTACAGTAAAAAATAGTTTCATGGCACTTGAGAATTTTGAAAACCTTTTTTTGATATAGATCTTTTTTCAGTATGAAAGAGAAACAGTAAGCACATTAGTGCAGGATCCAGAAACTGGTGTCATTAGAAAAACTGCAAAAGTTAATGCACTAATGCTGCTTTTTAGGAtattttttcaatcatttacaCTAACGTTTTTAGCAGAATGGGGAGATCGTTCTCAACTTACAACTATTATCCTTGCAGCAAGAGAGGTAATAAATAACTAACTGATTTCTTTTAAACATTTAACTGGTATTGTTTAGTATCAAGATACTAGCAAAGACATGATTTCAGAATGTTTATGGAGTAATAATAGGCGGAATATTAGGACATGTATTCTGTACAGGACTAGCAGTATTAGGGGGTAGAATGATAGCTCAAAAAATTTCAATACGGACAGgtaaaatgatatatttttatgtgcTGTATTAATGCTTTACTAAACTATAGTTTTACTAGACTGCGGCtctttacgcgaaataaaaattttgagtGTTTGAGTGTTTGTGTgttttgatatatatatatatatatatatatatatatatatatatatatatatatatatatgattatattaatataaaaattgaaaatttcttcTATCATTTCTAGTTACCATAATTGGAGGATTAGTGTTCCTATTATTTGCCTTAACAGCACTGTTCATCAGCCCCACAGAGAATGTGTAAAGACATATTTACGGTATTTAGTGTGTGCATATGTAAAAGAATTGCAATATAATGTaagaatttttatatgttatataGCAAACTTTTGTATTgtacaaaatttaatttatctACTCGAACTAACTTTAAGATTGTATTTGAGATATATTATCAGTTTTTAAAATATCTGGTACAAACATTTATGCTTTGATTAAATGTTTATATAAAGAGATTATACTTCTACAAGATGGTAAGAATGTAATATACTTGGAGGTAATAGTATGTCCATTTGGAAACGCATAAAACTTCTTTTCCAGGTTCAGACTTGCTAGGTTCCGTAAATCCaaactaataaaataattcagCTCTTATAGCACTgactgaaatattatttttttactatCATTACACCATTTGTTGACCACTAAACGAAAATCTATATTCTATTGTTATACTTGTAAGTGGATTACCTAACTGATGTATCTATCAGAAGGGCTTGTCTATGTTATGTTTACCTTCAAGTATACTGTAACAATGTTTGAGGAAATACTTATTTCCACAAATAAATAGAGATtagttttgataaaaaattattttagactATTTCAATTCTTAATAGTAGTTTACACTGAAAGCTTGTTTTCGTACAAATTTCACACATACCACTTTTCCATAGTATTCAAATTAGTTTTAGTTGTAATtactataaataattattacagataatgtaatttaaatgTTTAGAAAGTACTTACATATTCCATATTTTCTGTTAAACAAAGCAATCATTGTAAATAGAGTTCACTTAAGTACTTTGTACATAATATCTAATtagtttttcatattttaatgTGAATAACAGAGTTAAGAGTATTTATAGATATTACATTATTTGTATATGTGAAGTTGTTTCCTATCGATTCTAAGGAAAATGTGAAGTTATTAATTGTAAATGGTGATACGAGATATTGGgagtatttttctttattattgtaTTGACATGTAATATTGtcgttatataaaataaatattaattatatttttaatgaaaaagaagTATACAAAGTTTATTATCATCTCCATTCATCATTCACAACGAGTGAATGAACTAAAATTAAACCAGTAAATTACAAAAAAGTGATTACCACTTGTTACCACGCAAATATAATCAACAATGATATTGTAAgacatattttattgaatatttgaatatataCACAATCTATTTACACTACGTAAGATGTTCTAGAATTTCCTGAAGACATtcatattaaattattatataatattttcctAATGCTAGATACTACTTTACCACGAAAAACTAACGTAATAAATCTGTTATTCGTATTATTCGTATTATTCGTATACCTGGATATAAATATGGATAATAGTATTTCTCATAGTACGATTCAATTTCGATTAATTAAATAACAAATGTAGTTGTTATATTCTCGCTTCATAAATACagaattaacaaaaaattaGCTTATAATATTATACATTAAAGATTGTTTATTTAAGAGAAATAACGAAATGTAAATCGACTGTAAAAATCAGTCTATAGAGAGCATAATACTTCCTTCTTATAgcttaattattataaaattcgcaTAAATATGAGTAATATAACACGTTCATAGTTCCATTGAATATTTTAACACATAAACTTGCAGTTAGTAGCAGCATAATCTATATGTAACTACTGAAAATTCGAACGTAAATGCTACAGTTAATGTTGCACTGAACAGCATAACATTACATTGGGTATTTTTGTTAACATTCGTTATCTATGTACTATGTACGTTACTTAATATTGTGTTATACGTATTGTTGGTTCTTCGTCCATTCATTTTAAGCACTGCAGTTCTGCAAGAcagaatttattatttacataaaaataataaattcatgGAATATATACGAATATTTACGTTTGTAAACTTTTAGAAAgattttgaatttatattttttaattttgtagtaTATCtttcttaaaataaattttcgcTTTTaccgattaaaattttttcttacGTAATTAATATCGACGAGGGTTAATTCATGTTGTACTTGGTTGAGTGGTAGATTTACATTGTGCTTCGTTTGCTCTATGTTTTTCGAGCCTGTGCAACGGATCCATTAGGCTTTTTTCATCGCGTCCAGCGGGATCATCTGCAATACATGACGTATATAAATTCAAATGATAATATGGATCATGAACTAAATGATAAATTCATTTCAATATTTCGCATATATTATTTACCTGTTAAGTATTCATTATTAGTTTGTGATATAagattttgattttttcttgCTTGATCGATGTTTCTTAATCCTTGTTCTATAAAATCTTGGAAGAATTGGTGAGACTTTATCAAGAATGGTTGTACATCGGCTTCAGGATATTGAAGTTTAAAATCGTACAATTGTATTAAACCCTGTTTAGAAAGCtgtttaaatactatatcgCACTGAAtattaataatgaaataatgcataatataaattattccaCGTACTTCTTGCGTGTGTTCCTTTGATCCAATCTTCTTAAATATTTCAGACAATTGTTGGTGCGTAACCTTCGATAAATGTTCTTGAGTCTTACCACTATTACTTGATTTTATTGTTGTTCTTGGATTATTAATTTCATCGGGTTTGAAGGTCTGTTAAATTTTAATATGTTAGAATTTCTGCATACTAGAACACGATAGACATCATTGCACGAATAATTAATTGAACTAACCGTGATTAACCTTATGAGGTAGGTATGCAATTCTGATTCGTTAGTATTATTTATTCGAGTCAAATGACTAAGAATTGTACTGCCTTTTATGCGTGTCATACTGTGAAGAATTGTCTTAATTGTCCGTAATGGAGTGTCAGATTTTCGTTTTTTCCACCATAGGGTTGGATAATCCTACAAAATATCAGTGTTATCAAACTCTTCTACCAAACAAATAAGAGAAATACATACTTTCAAGAAGCGGTGGACTTCCAAAAGAATGGTGTCATAATTTAAGTCGTCAGCCCAGTTAGGAattgtttttactattttccaCAAACATTTCATAACTAATTCTTCGTATTTAGAAGGTTCATTAGATTCAGCACATCCGTGGAGCAACTTTATTAAAGCACTGAacattgaaaaaaaatattaatgtattaaCTATTTGTTTATTGCTTCCAACATTTGTAATATATTTGTAACATCTATTCGTCTCCTAGCCAATCAAATGTTAATGAAAACATTAATGTCTAGAATATTACCATATGATCGTGGTATGATTAGAATTATCTATTATTTTGCAAACAATGTTGTTAATCACACGATAATATACGTCAGCTTGATGTAAATGGTGTAATTTTTGCTCGGCTAACAAACTAATCATTTGATCCACAAGTTCCTTTAAGTGAATCAACGGAACGTTTTTTCCGAGAACTCCACTGTCGTAGAACTATAATATCAGAATAGAAAAagtttatacatttttactttCTTTACCCCCTTATTTAATCGTGCTAATCAGTTTAGTTTTGAGAGATttacatgtatatatgtatatatttattcttACCGCTAAAATAACCATAAATGTGCTCCTAAAACCTTTCGAGATGTCTGTTCCTCCTTGTTGTAAAGGATACGTTTGCAAAAGTTTCAATTGCATGTTTATCGAACCAATAAATTTATCTTCTTTGGATTGTAAATTCAGAACCTGATGAGATTTTATCAActacaaaatgtaaaataaatatatgtacAAGTTAACGTAAATAGTAAGTGAGTAAGACGCTCAGTATAAATACAAACATTATCTATACTGTTCATCGATTGTATCGCAACAGCTAAGTCCAAGCTAGACATTGCAAGAATTTTGCGTTCAAGACTATCTTCTTTGCTTGCGTTAGCCGTATTCAATTGTTGTGTTACCATTGATGATTTCGATACCAACAATTTCGGTGGAGAAATTGGTATCATTCTGAAATATACACCATAAGATAATAGTATTACCATTGTAATTTGAAATATCAAATTAATACATGTGATCGGTACGAacgacaatttttacttttcataaTGGACTGACTATTTATCAAGTAGATAGTAAGTACATGATTACTTACGGTACTTTAGGTAGATTGATTGTATTTGGACTATCGAGTAGAGCTTCGAGCTCGTTTAGATTCACTTCCACAAGAACGGGGTTGTTGAATTTTACGGGAGCCTCTAATTCAATCTTTTGCAAATAATCCATATCAAGTCCAAATGGACCCGTGACTTTTTTCTGCGGCGACGATGAATTACATCTAAATGATTAAATTGTATATGAATTACTGTAATAGAAAGAAGTGAACTAAAAAACGTATTACGATATTTGAAAGATATTTTTAAGAAACATAGACATCAAGCTGCATGATACCACCTTATTTCGGTTTTATCATTTTTAAGCTATAAAATATTGACTTTACAGTCCGAAGGAAAAAATATGTAATCGTATGTATTCTAACATGATACGTTCCAATGATATGTACAAATGCTATGTCAAGTAATTGAACAAATCTAATGAAAAATTACTAACGATGAACGCAGAACAAACGCAATTCAGTTTctcataaattaaattaaataacatttgaaaaaaaGAGTAGAAAGAAAGAttagaaaaaataaatagataCTGCAATTGTATGTGTTCCCACCACCATAGCGTGTATGACACACTGCAAACGAATACATAAGAAGCACGAACGTTTTAGTGTTATCTTCATGATCACTTTGAGGCGAGTTGTTGATGGTAATTTTTACTGGCGATGTTTTCGAAGCTTTTTCATTAGTGATAGAACACGTCTGTATTTCGTCGGCGGTGCTGTGTAGCGTTACTGCTTCTGTGTCTGTTACATTTTCCCTGAAGAAGCATTAAAAAGCAAAGACGTGccaacataaataaaataaaaaaatttatatgaaaatctAAAATTATATAGATATGGCATTAGAATAGCATAGTGCTGGGACTTAAGTTTCGGTATTTGCTAACATAATaccaataataaaataatactgGTTCTAAATCAGTGtttacaaatattttggaaATTATGATGAATTCTGTTATAACCATAGGGAAACCGAAAAAAATCATCGATAAATATACCGCTGTTTTACATTTTGGTAGAAAACCTTGATCTAGTgtttacacagggtgtcccactttAGTCGATAAATTCGATTATCTCCAtaactattatttattttaaataaagtttCATACGAAACTTTTTCTATTTCGAGGAGGATGTTATCCAGTGTCGAGAAGGTCATCAACACAAAGATCATCATTAAAATGGGATACTCTGTATATGCATGCTATTAAAACCTTGAATAGGATTTTACAGaacaataatatattatacGTACAGTTCATTTTGCGgctgtggtggtggtggtgaagCAGGCTGTGGCTCAAGCATCTCCTCATTTTCTTCTTCATAATCTGCTTTAACGTCTTCGTTAGAAGCAATAGGAGTTGTACTTGTGGGCGGGGCAAGTTTGTTTGCCGAAGCTGACTTTGTTGGACGATTTTTAGCTGCCCTTTTAATTCGTTCGTCTAACAACGACTGATCTTTTTCCGATATCtacaaatgtaaaaaaatttatttttcctacTTTTATCAATTAAATAGCTCATAGAGTAACATGGTAAACAATATTTCTCCCAGAAGAATTGACTATAGATTTGAAGAACGGCATTTTGTAATCATTGTTACCTGGCCGATAAGTTTATACACTCGTTCTCCTTGAAGGAAATATGCTTGAACTATACAATTCAAAGCAGCATTCCGAACGGAATTATCACGATCAGCTATCTGCTTTGCTATTTCTTTCAACGCGACACCTGGAGACGGTTGACAAACAGATAGTCCATAATTTTCTATGAGGGAACTTAGTTGATCCAAGCATtctgaaaaaatataattatttaataccgCTTGATTATCTTTCTTTAAACTTCAGGCTAATATATATGTCATTACCCGTTCTTTGCCGAGCGTTTTTAGATTTTAAACCTTCCATTATATACGAAAATAACTTGCTTACTGGATATACCAATGCAAGTTGTTTAAATAATGCACGAACTCCATTGCGAACTGCGTCTTTTGGATCGCCAATCTAAGAAAAGTGTTCACATTATATGTACGAGTTACTGAGAAAAATGttcaataaacaagaacaaTATAAGGGAAGTTTTACTTTAATAATGAGGTATGGAACAAATGATGCTGCTTCATTCTCCAACATATGATACTGATCCTCTATTAGTAAATTAAATACCACTCGTAAATATTCCAGACCTTTCAATAATACTGAAGGATTTGTGTCGAAAAATCTTAACGTTAACCACTTGAGGATTAGGTCTAAATTAGACACTAATGCTTTGCTATTGTTCGGCAAGTCctagaatttataaaaatatttcacattaGATCGATACAAAGTTGATGTTTATTAAAACCATTATTTGATATTATTATATGATACCGGTTGCTCTTCACAGTTATGCCGAGTAATATACAGGGTCTATATGGACCCGTTAGAGAGCTCCGCGAAATCGATAAACTGCTACTACTTTTAGCATTAAAATGTTCGAATTAAAGAGattcaaataatttgaatatttacCTCGGTTAATGCCTCGATAGCTTTGAGATGATAGCGGAAATCTGAATGAAACATATTTGCTAACAAAGTTTTGTTTACATTTGCAGCAGTCATAAGTTCCTTCAAGAGTTCGACAAACTCTTCTCTCGGTGTAGTAAAATTCCATTTCAGAACTTTCAACTTTTGCTCGTCAATTACCCTCTGATGTTTCAGATTATTCGTGACCAATAAAGGACTCGTGTCTGTATCATCATCCTTTTTGCGCGCACTGCCAGGTTTTGCTGCAGCTTGATTCTGTTTTGGTTTTACTATTGCTTTTGCTGCTTTCACGGCCCCAGCACTCTTAACAACTTTTTGATTACTTTCTTCCACCGGCTGCTTCTTGGGCAATGGTTTCATAGGTAAACTCGGTCGAGCCTTATCTAACGCAGCAAGTACCACTGTCCTAGACCCAGGCTTCAATTTCTCTGTATTCCTAGCCATCGCTTCATACGAAAGATGGATCATGTAACCCAAAACTGCTTCCTGAGCGTTCTTTCGAACATCTGAATTACGATCCTCTAAATTATTATACAAGTATGGAAGACAGACAAGAAGTTCTTCTTTCGGTATTTGCTTAACGGGAATCAGTGGTAATTTTTGTGCTAACCAATTCCACAATTCAGCTCGAAGCACTGGTGATCCAGACTTTAATGCGTCACCTATAATCTCTCCGTCGAAAAATTCTTTATAGCCGCACTGGTCTCCCCATGTGTTTATGCACGATATCGCCGCTGTTCTAATCCAATTTTTGCTGTCTCCCAAACATTGTATAAAACCGGGAAATAGAACTCGAATGTGCTGCTTTGCTGGTGGACCCATAGCAAGTGCCAATGCCTGACATATACCTAGAGTCGATTGTGCTATTTTACTGTTACTATCAACCAATCGCAGAGCCAACCCTTGAGGTAAATCGCCAATAGAGCCCTTTATAAATTTCGCTTCAGAAATGATAGCATTCACTTTTTGTAAGCCTTCGTTCCGCACCTAGCattcaaagaaaatttcaattagCAAATATTCCTAGAGGTGTACGATAACCCAAAcaatttcgggattctcgaatatatcgTAGCCAATGTACGACTTACTTTCCAATTTTTATCAGATAATTCATTCAGAAGGCTCTCTGTGATTTGATTGCTGACATCAACTCGTGGAATAAGATTATTAATATCGAGCTCGCTATTGCAAGACGATTTCTTATCTGCTTCAgcatcgtcgtcatcgtcgtcacTTATTTTGCCCTTTTTGCTTTTTACTCCACGAATCGGTGCTGGAGGACTTTCGCCGTTGTGctacgaaataaacattttgttaAGTATAATTATTGGTCGCGTTAAGCACAATTTCTACAGAGATATAACTGAAGAACCAGACGGTTACCTTCTCGCATTCTTGCTCGATTTGCTGACGCAGGGCAGGTTTCTCATTTTCAAAGAACATGAGCAGAGGTCTCCCCATAAACATATATAACGTACCTAACAATGTAATGGCTGAAGTACGAACACCAGGGTTTGTTGCTGCAACTGCTTTTTTCATATTATCCATTAATGATTTAACATTGATACTAAaacatatatgcatatataataCATACTATGAACGTTACAGCACTTCTTTACTCCTTTTACAGTCTTTAAACGAATTAAATACTTACACGCAGCCAAATTCTATGAGACCTCTACATATTAACGATAACGTCTCTTGTTGAACTTTTGGATTCTTCTGATTGAAAGCAAACGATACTATTTCGTTAGTCACGTATTCGAAACTAGTTGCTTCCGAAATTGATAGAAGAGATTCAGCTGCGACTGTACTATTTTTCGCATCTCCCAATTTCTCTGTTATGTCCATAAGACAATATTCACAAACAGTACTGCAAGGaaaatagttaattaataagGGCACTTCGTTCAAACGTAGGATTAAATGCACAAATCTTACGTTGAAAACGGGAAATTCTCGGCCAGATACTTCACTATTTCTAACCGCAAT
Protein-coding sequences here:
- the LOC143355202 gene encoding putative divalent cation/proton antiporter TMEM165, producing the protein MKITMDFSRFLLKDKYLLSICAISTFLLSIVSGESEPRYDDKYQILLTSTKPDDAMVSQAKDNLGFLHAFLASLSVIIVSELGDKTFFIAAIMAMKHPRMIVFVGAICALALMTVLSVIFGYAVTIIPRAYTYYISTALFAIFGLKMLRDGYYMSAVEGKEELEEVQSDLQKREDEYERETVSTLVQDPETGVIRKTAKVNALMLLFRIFFQSFTLTFLAEWGDRSQLTTIILAARENVYGVIIGGILGHVFCTGLAVLGGRMIAQKISIRTVTIIGGLVFLLFALTALFISPTENV